The window TTTTCCATTTCTGCGCTTATTCTTTTGCCAAAGGTAGATTATGAAACAAAGTTTCAGGCCATTAAGGTGCATGTTCAGCAGGTGGGAGATAAAATACCCTGGGCATTGATACTGATTGGTTTTATTGCCCTTTATGTACAAAAATCGCTACCACCTGCACTGGCATTTATATTTTTTCTTTTGTCGAACCTGCGCTTTATAGGTGCAGGCTATTTATTGTTTAGTGAGAGTAAAAATAAGTGGATTGTATTGGCAGGTGTCATCGCATTAACTTTATTTTCTTCTATACAAACCAGCATGTTTCATGATTTTTTTCTTTGGGGTATTTTGTTATTTTCAATAGCAGCATTGCAGCTTCGAATGCCTTTTTTATCAAAAGCAGTGTTGGTGATAACTGGTATTGCAGTTGTATTCATAATACAATCAGTTAAAGAACAATATCGAGCCCAGATCTGGCAGGGCGAATATGATGGTGACAAGCTGGAACTTTTTACCAGCTTAGTGATGGATAACATATCAGGATCCGTAGGAACAGAAGAGACAGCTTCTTCTGAAGCTGAGATATCTCAGGTAAATGTACGCCTTAACCAGGGCTGGATCATTAGTGCCATCATAAACAATGTACCTCAAAAAGAACCCTTTGCCGGAGGTGAAACCATTGAAGAGGCATTTTATGCAAGTTTGTTGCCCAGATTTATAAGCCCTACAAAGAAGGAGGCAGGTGGACGGGAAAACTTTATGCGATTTACCGGATTGAGATTGGCCAAAGGTACTTCCATGGGCACCAGTGTAATTGGGGAGGCGTATGCAAATTATGGTGCATGGGGTAGTATAGTTTTTATGGGACTTTGGGGACTAATGCTGGCCTTTACTTTCAGAAAAGTTGTAGAGATCTCAGAAGAAAATCCTACTGTGTTATTATGGCTGCCACTTATTTTTCTACAGGTAGTTAAAGCAGAGACAGAACTTGTAGTTGTATTGAACCACTTAGTAAAGGCAAGCATACTTATCTTTGGGATATACTGGTTGAGTAGAAAGGTATTCAAAGTTCAAATTTAGACTAGTGGTTACTTTCTATTTCCGGTTTTCACGAAGAGGGGCATACAGTATTGAAGCTTTATTCAATAGCATTCAGACTATGCTACCGAAGGATGTGACCTATGCCAATGTACAACTTCCTTACTTACAAACTAACCCAAGGGCATTGTGGAAGAACATTCAGGCAGCATATCGACAGAAATCTGCTGTGAATCACATAACAGGTGATATACATTATATAGCAATTGCCCTACCCAGACATAATACCATTCTCACTATTCATGATTTAAGAATTTTAGATCTTGTTTCACCACTGAAAAAAAGGCTTATTCAACTATTGTGGTTTACTTTGCCAGCACATACAGTAAAATATATTACAGTTATTTCTGAAGCAACAAAATCAGAACTTGTGAACAGAATTGGTGTAGCGGCTAGTAAAATAAAGGTAATTCCTAATCCAGTAGCTGCTTCATATATCTTCGTGCCAAAATTTTTTTATCAAGTCAACCCTAGCATTCTACATCTAGGTACCAAAGAAAATAAAAACCTGGATCGACTGATTACTGCTGTGGCAGAAATTAATTGTCATTTGCGTATCATAGGTAAGCTCAATTCACAACAGCATGAGCTGCTTGAAAAGTATACTATTAGTTACTCTAACACTTGGGATTTATCTTTAGAGCAGATCGTAAAAGAATATCAACAGGCCGATATTGTAAGTTTCGTCTCACTCTACGAAGGCTTCGGTATGCCTATCGTAGAAGCACAAGCTACTGGCAGGCCAGTTATCACCAGTAACTGCTCCTCCATGCCGGAAGTGGCTGGAGAAGGAGCGCTACTGATAGATCCTACATCTGTGGAGGAAATTCGTAGGGGAATCATCAGGCTGATAGAAGATGAGGGTTTGAGAAATAGTTTGATTCAAAAAGGGCTGGAGAATGTGAAGCGGTTTGATGCCAAGGTGATTGCAGCACAGTATGCTGAGCTCTATAGAAAAATTGCTGCAGAAGCATGAAAAAGATACTGGTGTTTGTAGACTGGTATGTGCCCGGTTATCGGGCAGGTGGACCCATACGTTCTGTAAAGAATACGGTTGATCATCTGAAGGAAGAGGCACAATTTTTTGTCGTTACCACAGATACGGATTACCAGACGACTACTCCTTATCCTGATATTACACCAGATACTTGGCAGCAGCTGGATACGAGTGAAACGGTATATTATATTTCTGCGCCTCAACTGCACTACAAAACCATTCAGCGCTTACTCTCAAAAAAGAAATGGGATGCGGTGTATCTGAATGGAATTTATTCCTGGTACTTCTCTATTTTACCTTTATGGCTGCTAAGAAACAAGCAGATCCATAAAATTGTTGCTCCCAGGGGGATGCTGGCTGAAGGTGCACTGGGTGTCAAAAACAGGAAGAAAAAAGCCTTCCTGGCTCTAGCTCGCCTGCTGGGTATATTCAATGGCATATGCTTTCATGCCACACATCCGGGTGAGGCAGCGCAAATCAGGAAACATATCGACAAAGCAGCTTCTGTTCTGACTGTGCCAAACCTGCCTGCACTACAGGAAATGGGAGAATGGAAGCCTAGAAAAAAGGAGAGGGGTGAAATTCAGATTGTCAGTATTGCCAGGATATCTCCTGAAAAGAATACAAAATTTTGCTTTGAAATATTATCGAATGTTGCTGAAGGTTGTTCTGTGATATTTCATCTGTATGGGCCGA of the Flammeovirgaceae bacterium 311 genome contains:
- a CDS encoding glycosyl transferase family protein (COG0438 Glycosyltransferase) encodes the protein MKKILVFVDWYVPGYRAGGPIRSVKNTVDHLKEEAQFFVVTTDTDYQTTTPYPDITPDTWQQLDTSETVYYISAPQLHYKTIQRLLSKKKWDAVYLNGIYSWYFSILPLWLLRNKQIHKIVAPRGMLAEGALGVKNRKKKAFLALARLLGIFNGICFHATHPGEAAQIRKHIDKAASVLTVPNLPALQEMGEWKPRKKERGEIQIVSIARISPEKNTKFCFEILSNVAEGCSVIFHLYGPINDQVYWQECQHLMGALPPHVQVEFKGSIPNDKVAAMLTNYHLMFLPSLGENFGHIIVEALTSATPVLISDRTPWTGLEQKGVGWDISLNKPTDYSKIIEQLAQMDQQEYNLLSKSAYSFARGIHTNPDALQHYQRLFQL
- a CDS encoding glycosyltransferase (COG0438 Glycosyltransferase); translation: MLPKDVTYANVQLPYLQTNPRALWKNIQAAYRQKSAVNHITGDIHYIAIALPRHNTILTIHDLRILDLVSPLKKRLIQLLWFTLPAHTVKYITVISEATKSELVNRIGVAASKIKVIPNPVAASYIFVPKFFYQVNPSILHLGTKENKNLDRLITAVAEINCHLRIIGKLNSQQHELLEKYTISYSNTWDLSLEQIVKEYQQADIVSFVSLYEGFGMPIVEAQATGRPVITSNCSSMPEVAGEGALLIDPTSVEEIRRGIIRLIEDEGLRNSLIQKGLENVKRFDAKVIAAQYAELYRKIAAEA